A genomic window from Leptospira broomii serovar Hurstbridge str. 5399 includes:
- a CDS encoding TonB-dependent receptor, whose protein sequence is MIVSLSSELNAKDNKREESTSNQEKRKYSIGDAIEIRDKKDERSVSEGRISGAALRRRPMQSTGEIAEAIPGVLVTQHSGGGKANQYYLRGFDLDHGTDMAASIDGVPINMPTHAHGQGYIDLNFIIPELIHDVHYKKGVYYAEEGDFSSAGAMNISYSKSLQKNLYSVEVGSLGYKRIFIAESKKIGKGNILFGAEYSTYNGAWTIPDRYKKLNSVLSYSLGDEELGMSITAMGYKGAWHATNQIPQRAIQKGRSLLYPYDDGLNLYDPVDRTDGGSTHRTCVTFEGHKKNAYSEAKIVLYGVYYDLGLYSDYTFYMVDPDRGDQAEQVDQRTISGMKNHYKIKSNLFSFKMENTFGFQLRRDSIHNSLYHTESRSRLDTESNKRIVETSLSPTYENRIHWVSKIVSIIGIRSDAYYLTVNDNVSYLSTQKTSNIVSPKASWIFGPWGNIEFFLNYGCGFHSNDAKGILNRISPVTPLVRTKGGEVGMRAAPVKQIVFNVAYWFLGVNSELVFNGDSGNTDPSGRSIRKGIELSLSYKLNSWLNFDEDISYSNARYTNGGFFGKDGDYVPQAIHSAFSSGLSVTDLDGFFGALRVRYFGPRPLVQNNSVRSTPSTFWNIRIGKKISENISLSFDIFNIFNSHAPQVQYYYATRLKNEGPGPVDGGYNDTLTHPTAPRNFRVSISGTF, encoded by the coding sequence ATGATAGTTTCGCTTTCAAGCGAACTAAACGCAAAAGATAATAAGCGGGAAGAATCAACTTCAAATCAAGAAAAACGTAAGTATTCTATCGGCGATGCTATAGAAATTAGAGATAAAAAGGATGAACGCTCCGTAAGTGAAGGGAGGATTAGTGGGGCGGCTTTAAGAAGGCGTCCCATGCAATCGACAGGAGAAATCGCGGAAGCAATTCCCGGTGTCCTCGTGACCCAGCATAGCGGCGGTGGAAAAGCAAATCAGTATTATCTAAGAGGATTTGATTTGGATCACGGTACCGATATGGCGGCAAGTATTGACGGAGTCCCAATCAATATGCCGACTCATGCTCACGGCCAAGGATACATTGATTTAAACTTTATTATTCCTGAATTAATTCATGATGTTCATTATAAAAAAGGAGTTTACTACGCTGAAGAAGGAGATTTTTCTTCTGCCGGGGCCATGAACATTTCCTATTCCAAGAGCCTCCAAAAAAACTTGTATTCCGTAGAAGTTGGAAGCTTAGGATATAAACGAATATTCATTGCAGAATCCAAAAAGATAGGAAAGGGGAATATTCTTTTTGGCGCGGAGTATTCTACGTATAATGGTGCTTGGACAATTCCGGATCGTTATAAAAAACTGAATTCAGTTCTTTCATACAGCTTAGGAGATGAAGAACTAGGAATGTCTATTACCGCAATGGGGTATAAAGGAGCCTGGCACGCGACTAACCAAATTCCACAACGAGCAATTCAAAAAGGAAGATCCTTGCTTTATCCGTACGATGACGGGCTAAATCTATATGATCCTGTTGACCGAACTGACGGAGGATCAACTCACAGGACTTGCGTCACGTTCGAAGGTCATAAAAAGAATGCCTATTCGGAAGCTAAGATCGTTTTATACGGAGTATATTATGATTTAGGTCTTTATTCTGATTATACTTTCTATATGGTCGATCCTGATCGGGGAGACCAAGCGGAGCAAGTCGATCAAAGAACGATTTCAGGTATGAAAAATCATTACAAAATTAAATCAAATTTATTTTCCTTTAAAATGGAAAACACATTCGGGTTTCAACTGAGGCGCGATTCTATTCATAATAGTCTGTATCATACGGAATCAAGATCTAGATTGGATACGGAATCCAATAAGAGAATTGTAGAGACTTCATTATCGCCGACATACGAAAATAGGATTCATTGGGTTTCTAAAATCGTAAGCATTATCGGGATAAGAAGCGATGCATATTATTTGACTGTAAATGATAACGTCTCGTATCTTTCCACCCAGAAGACTTCAAATATAGTAAGCCCGAAAGCCTCCTGGATATTCGGGCCTTGGGGGAATATTGAGTTTTTCTTAAACTACGGATGCGGGTTTCATAGTAACGATGCAAAAGGTATTTTGAATAGAATAAGTCCAGTTACGCCGCTAGTTCGGACAAAAGGCGGTGAAGTTGGAATGAGAGCGGCTCCGGTAAAGCAAATCGTATTTAACGTTGCGTATTGGTTTTTAGGCGTAAATTCGGAATTGGTGTTTAACGGAGATTCGGGAAATACGGATCCTAGCGGTCGCAGTATTAGAAAAGGAATTGAACTGTCTTTGTCCTACAAACTTAATTCTTGGTTAAATTTTGATGAGGACATTTCTTATTCTAACGCACGGTACACGAATGGCGGATTTTTTGGCAAAGATGGAGATTACGTTCCTCAGGCGATTCATTCCGCTTTTTCTTCCGGTCTCAGTGTCACCGATTTAGATGGGTTTTTCGGGGCGTTGAGGGTTCGTTATTTCGGACCGAGACCTTTAGTGCAGAATAATTCCGTGCGATCTACTCCATCTACATTCTGGAATATACGAATAGGCAAGAAAATATCGGAGAATATAAGTCTCTCATTTGATATCTTCAACATTTTCAATTCGCACGCACCGCAAGTTCAGTACTATTACGCGACTCGTTTAAAAAACGAAGGCCCTGGTCCTGTCGACGGGGGATATAATGATACATTGACTCACCCTACAGCCCCTAGAAATTTTAGGGTTTCCATCTCAGGTACTTTTTAA
- a CDS encoding PilZ domain-containing protein produces the protein MEEDRRSGKRIKSSEVGEMMVLAASGNGTIKGRVFDFSDYGIGIIDYESTETLKIHEKIVGIISAHSIDDIHFAGKIVRMDTVESLSRVKIILGIQFFNIIPIIDRMTVLGLSGQLSD, from the coding sequence ATGGAAGAGGATAGAAGAAGCGGGAAAAGAATCAAATCGTCAGAAGTAGGCGAAATGATGGTTTTAGCAGCCAGTGGAAACGGCACAATCAAGGGCAGAGTATTCGATTTTTCCGACTATGGTATTGGAATTATAGATTATGAAAGTACGGAAACATTGAAGATCCACGAAAAAATAGTGGGAATCATTTCAGCGCATTCCATAGATGATATTCATTTCGCAGGAAAAATTGTACGAATGGACACTGTTGAATCGCTTAGTCGAGTGAAAATAATTCTCGGAATTCAATTTTTCAATATAATTCCAATTATCGATAGAATGACGGTATTAGGACTAAGCGGTCAATTGTCGGATTAG